One Arvicanthis niloticus isolate mArvNil1 chromosome 3, mArvNil1.pat.X, whole genome shotgun sequence DNA segment encodes these proteins:
- the Fam124a gene encoding protein FAM124A isoform X2, whose product MNPKAGGEEEDCIDSGAETGGSDYSHLSSASSELSVEEAQDPFLVSIHIIADPGESQPLQEAIDKVLAWVHPDLPLFRVSERRTIRRRRKTPKSAQPALAVVLFLQEEYGEEQILQVHRVLQRPPWRHHHTERVHGRFIPYLPCSQDFFTLAPGTPLWAIRPVHYGKEIVRFTIYCRHNSYADSLRFYELILRRSPSQRKADFCIFPIFSNLDVDIQFSLKRLPCDQKPVPTDSSVLEFRVKDIGQLVPLLPNPCSPISEGRWQTEDHDGNKILLQASHLGTLQ is encoded by the exons ATGAACCCGAAGGCGGGCGGTGAGGAAGAGGACTGCATAGACTCTGGCGCCGAGACCGGAGG GTCCGACTACAGCCATCTGTCCTCCGCTAGCA gtgAGCTTTCTGTGGAGGAGGCACAGGACCCTTTCCTGGTGAGCATCCATATCATCGCAGACCCAGGGGAGTCACAGCCACTTCAGGAGGCCATCGACAAGGTTTTGGCGTGGGTTCACCCTGACCTCCCACTGTTTCGAGTGTCTGAGCGGCGCACAATCAGGCGAAGGCGGAAGACTCCCAAGAGTGCACAGCCGGCGCTGGCGGTGGTGCTGTTCCTGcaggaggagtatggagaggagcAGATCCTACAAGTGCACAGGGTGCTGCAGCGGCCGCCCTGGCGCCACCACCACACAGAGCGAGTGCATGGCCGCTTCATACCCTACCTGCCTTGCAGTCAGGACTTCTTTACTCTGGCTCCCGGGACCCCACTGTGGGCAATCAGGCCGGTGCACTATGGCAAGGAAATCGTGCGTTTCACCATCTACTGTCGCCATAACAGCTACGCTGACAGCCTCCGATTCTATGAGCTGATCTTGCGCCGGAGCCCCAGCCAACGAAAAGCAGACTTCTGCATATTTCCCATCTTCTCCAATCTGGATGTGGACATCCAGTTCTCCCTGAAAAGACTACCCTGCGACCAGAAGCCAGTGCCCACCGACTCCTCCGTGCTGGAGTTCCGAGTGAAGGACATCGGGCAACTGGTACCCCTCCTTCCGAACCCCTGCAGCCCCATCAGCGAGGGGCGCTGGCAGACTGAGGACCACGATGGCAACAAGATCCTTCTGCAG GCTTCTCACCTGGGAACTCTCCAATAA